The Bacillota bacterium genome has a segment encoding these proteins:
- a CDS encoding ComEA family DNA-binding protein: MFMSKEEALCVYVLTGLLIAGSIALLWVNRPARPPEGASAAAPTGPVSSTSRNASPATGARVPPVDAGDSAPGAQSDPGHPAGGTPGAASQVVVHVSGAVKRPGVYQLKRGDRVVDALQAAGGPSADAAADAVNLALKVEDGQRVYIPSKKDIQAGLTSPQPWLPGGAGGGQYGQPATVNINIAGKEQLEALPGIGPGLAAAIIDYRQRSGGFRKIEDLMKVGGIGPKTFARLKPLVTVN; the protein is encoded by the coding sequence ATGTTCATGTCGAAAGAAGAGGCCCTGTGCGTTTACGTCCTTACGGGGCTTCTCATTGCCGGTAGCATCGCCCTTCTGTGGGTCAACAGACCCGCGCGCCCGCCCGAGGGCGCAAGCGCCGCAGCCCCAACCGGCCCCGTATCCTCGACTTCCCGGAACGCTTCGCCGGCTACCGGGGCTCGAGTACCGCCAGTCGACGCGGGCGACTCGGCGCCCGGCGCGCAATCCGATCCCGGTCATCCGGCCGGCGGCACCCCCGGCGCCGCCTCGCAGGTCGTCGTTCACGTGTCGGGCGCCGTAAAGCGACCCGGGGTCTACCAGCTCAAGAGGGGTGATAGGGTGGTCGACGCGCTGCAGGCTGCCGGCGGGCCCAGCGCGGATGCCGCTGCCGACGCGGTTAACCTGGCCCTGAAGGTCGAGGACGGCCAGAGGGTCTACATCCCGTCAAAGAAAGACATCCAGGCCGGCCTCACCTCCCCGCAACCGTGGTTGCCCGGCGGGGCCGGCGGTGGGCAATACGGGCAGCCAGCGACGGTGAACATCAACATTGCCGGCAAGGAACAGCTGGAGGCTCTGCCCGGAATAGGCCCCGGGCTGGCAGCGGCCATCATCGACTACAGGCAGCGCAGCGGGGGGTTTCGGAAGATCGAGGACTTGATGAAAGTGGGCGGGATCGGGCCGAAGACATTCGCCCGCCTGAAACCCCTCGTCACGGTGAACTGA
- a CDS encoding DUF1156 domain-containing protein has protein sequence MIEKDFDVSFVADMALREKQIQQNYRPIIAVHKWFARRPGTLFRSLILSEFVGGDLQTEFFRSHQLSGLRIADPFMGGGTPLIEANRLGCDVTGYDINPMAYWVVQQELGGIDLDAYRTASVGLQEQLEKVMGTYYRTKCLRCGSEEATAKYFIWVKTATCRICGKPFDLFPGYLLAEDRRHPRNVLICWSCGELNEVADRAHPGVCSACGSLLQMRGPATRSRCACPHCNRENSYPSPDQGAPRHRLVAIEYYCPQCKPSHSGRFFKKPDEDDLRRYDECSRHFSELGAKYVPDDEIPPGDETGRLHKWGYKLYREMFNDRQLLGLELSCRLIAAVGDRSIRNALATNLSDLLRYQNMLCRYDTMALKSLDVFSVHGFPVGLIQCESNLLGVQYKTSNVGSGGWSNIVDKYTRAKRYCGEPFETAHRYGRKVQIPVPGEWIGETRTGMISHHRDVSLHCSSSTMSDLPSESIDAVLTDPPYFGNVQYAELMDFCYIWLRRLVGDSDQVFAGRSTRSEHELTGNATMERGLTHFTEGLSAVFGRMARALKAGSPLAFTYHHNALEAYFPVAVAILDSGLACTACIPCPAEMGASIHINGTGSSIIDTVFVCRSKGSVSRSSLAIVPEDFARLVRYDLRQLNSDSYRPAHGDIRCIAYGHLIRMAIWNLRSDWSNNRATSEKLKLVERTIIDLGGWHEVEKALSQELSCSPCRQQWVALDAQTEYGGWSDEISF, from the coding sequence ATGATTGAGAAGGATTTTGACGTTTCATTTGTCGCCGACATGGCCCTACGCGAGAAGCAGATCCAGCAAAACTACCGCCCTATCATTGCCGTCCACAAGTGGTTTGCCAGACGCCCGGGCACGTTGTTCAGGAGCCTCATTCTGTCAGAATTCGTTGGGGGAGACCTGCAAACCGAGTTCTTCAGATCGCACCAGTTAAGCGGACTGAGAATTGCAGACCCGTTTATGGGCGGCGGAACCCCCTTAATTGAGGCCAACCGCCTGGGGTGTGACGTGACTGGTTACGATATCAACCCCATGGCCTATTGGGTCGTCCAGCAGGAACTGGGAGGCATCGATCTTGATGCCTATCGTACGGCGTCGGTTGGCCTCCAAGAGCAGTTAGAAAAGGTGATGGGAACCTATTACAGAACGAAGTGCCTTCGCTGCGGGTCGGAGGAAGCCACTGCTAAGTACTTCATCTGGGTTAAGACGGCGACGTGCAGGATTTGCGGCAAGCCTTTTGACCTTTTTCCTGGTTACTTGCTGGCTGAGGACCGGAGGCACCCGAGAAATGTACTGATATGCTGGTCTTGCGGTGAGTTGAACGAGGTTGCTGATCGGGCTCATCCCGGGGTGTGTAGCGCCTGTGGAAGCCTGCTGCAGATGAGAGGCCCGGCAACCCGAAGTCGATGCGCTTGCCCGCACTGCAATCGGGAGAATTCTTACCCGAGCCCAGACCAAGGTGCGCCAAGACATAGACTCGTGGCAATCGAGTATTACTGCCCCCAGTGCAAGCCTAGTCACAGCGGTAGGTTCTTTAAGAAGCCGGACGAAGATGACCTTCGAAGATACGACGAATGCTCGCGACACTTCAGTGAACTTGGCGCTAAGTATGTGCCGGACGATGAAATCCCACCCGGCGATGAAACTGGTCGACTGCACAAATGGGGGTACAAGCTGTACCGCGAAATGTTTAACGACAGGCAGCTCCTCGGACTCGAGCTCAGTTGCCGCCTGATTGCGGCCGTAGGCGACCGGTCCATCAGGAACGCACTCGCCACCAACCTATCGGACCTCCTGAGGTATCAGAACATGCTGTGCCGATATGATACGATGGCCCTCAAGTCGCTGGACGTTTTCTCTGTTCATGGTTTTCCTGTTGGGCTAATTCAGTGCGAATCGAACTTACTCGGAGTTCAATACAAGACGTCGAACGTGGGTAGTGGTGGCTGGTCCAATATCGTCGACAAGTACACCAGGGCAAAGCGGTATTGCGGGGAACCCTTCGAGACAGCTCATCGGTACGGCCGCAAAGTTCAGATCCCTGTCCCCGGAGAATGGATCGGCGAAACTCGTACCGGTATGATTTCGCACCATAGAGATGTATCACTGCACTGCTCCAGCTCAACGATGAGTGACTTGCCTTCTGAATCTATAGATGCTGTGTTAACCGATCCTCCGTATTTTGGTAATGTTCAATATGCCGAGCTTATGGATTTCTGCTATATCTGGCTTCGCCGGCTGGTTGGCGACAGCGATCAGGTGTTTGCAGGGCGGTCAACGAGAAGCGAGCATGAACTTACGGGCAATGCCACTATGGAAAGGGGCCTGACTCACTTCACCGAGGGGCTATCGGCAGTGTTCGGTAGAATGGCGCGGGCCCTGAAGGCCGGCTCACCGCTGGCGTTCACCTATCATCACAATGCGCTTGAAGCCTACTTTCCTGTAGCCGTGGCCATTCTCGACTCAGGACTAGCATGTACTGCGTGTATCCCCTGTCCTGCTGAAATGGGTGCCTCTATTCACATCAATGGAACGGGGTCGTCAATCATCGACACGGTCTTTGTGTGCCGGTCTAAGGGTTCTGTCAGCAGGTCGTCACTTGCGATCGTGCCTGAGGACTTCGCGCGTCTAGTGCGCTATGATCTCCGTCAGTTGAATTCCGACTCGTATCGGCCAGCACACGGTGACATTCGTTGTATTGCCTACGGACACCTTATCAGGATGGCAATATGGAACTTGAGATCTGATTGGTCAAATAATCGCGCGACATCCGAGAAGCTGAAACTGGTGGAGAGGACGATCATAGATTTGGGAGGGTGGCATGAGGTGGAAAAGGCATTGTCTCAGGAGTTATCGTGCAGCCCGTGTCGCCAGCAGTGGGTCGCCTTAGACGCCCAAACAGAGTACGGAGGATGGTCCGATGAGATATCCTTTTGA
- a CDS encoding DUF362 domain-containing protein yields the protein MSDRPKVAVVKTPKLEGTDGFLGGKFVRYDEDVAAIRAAVDSAVRLAIGSLDAIIKPGDKVLIKPNLAFQAPPESFAVVDPRAIEAVTAYVKEYSRAGEVWVGDNPSLGMHVGRAKPAFEVSGMEAAARRGGADRVIYFDETEVVEVDIPQAKVFKKATVFKPFLDADVVINLPKMKVHLAGTVTLGLKNWNGIIPNVHPHGQQQGAHRADLGQKFADLYRVRKPDLTIIDAIIGMEGQGPHAGTPVEMNLVIAGTDTVAVDAVTSSIMGFEPIEIPAVRCAATEGLGVMDLEQIEILGEPLEKVRRFFKRPNGDPVGMYPGFTVYSQQTCPGCYVNVRGALDSFKNSGFKMPDFIKERGEVVVVAGGVPDLDPEFTRGKHLFVVGDCWEYFPSAPKVREAATLAKTVTKYPGCAPVYIFAQMNADLQNLARG from the coding sequence ATGTCAGACAGGCCAAAAGTGGCAGTGGTAAAGACCCCCAAGCTCGAGGGCACCGATGGTTTTCTGGGCGGCAAGTTCGTCCGGTACGATGAAGACGTGGCCGCCATCAGGGCTGCCGTGGACAGCGCCGTCAGGCTCGCCATCGGCTCTCTTGATGCCATCATCAAGCCGGGCGACAAGGTGCTCATCAAGCCCAACCTTGCCTTTCAGGCGCCTCCGGAAAGCTTCGCGGTGGTCGATCCGCGCGCAATCGAGGCGGTGACCGCCTATGTGAAGGAGTACTCCAGGGCGGGCGAGGTCTGGGTCGGGGATAATCCCTCGCTTGGGATGCATGTAGGCCGCGCCAAACCTGCCTTTGAGGTCTCCGGCATGGAGGCTGCCGCCAGGAGGGGTGGGGCGGATCGCGTTATCTACTTCGACGAGACCGAAGTAGTCGAGGTAGACATCCCCCAGGCCAAGGTGTTCAAGAAGGCCACGGTTTTCAAGCCCTTCCTGGACGCCGACGTGGTCATCAACCTTCCCAAGATGAAGGTGCACCTGGCCGGTACCGTGACGCTCGGGCTGAAGAACTGGAACGGGATCATCCCCAACGTCCACCCGCACGGCCAGCAGCAGGGCGCCCACCGCGCCGATCTGGGCCAGAAGTTTGCGGACCTCTACAGGGTACGCAAGCCCGACTTGACCATCATTGATGCCATCATCGGGATGGAAGGCCAGGGGCCTCACGCCGGGACGCCGGTTGAGATGAATCTGGTCATCGCCGGAACCGATACCGTTGCGGTCGACGCCGTCACGTCCAGCATCATGGGATTCGAGCCTATCGAGATCCCCGCTGTGCGCTGCGCGGCCACCGAGGGCCTCGGGGTCATGGATCTGGAGCAAATCGAGATCCTGGGCGAGCCCCTGGAGAAGGTGCGCCGGTTCTTCAAGCGCCCGAACGGCGATCCCGTTGGAATGTATCCGGGTTTCACCGTGTACTCGCAGCAGACCTGCCCGGGCTGCTATGTGAACGTCAGGGGCGCTCTTGACTCATTCAAGAACAGCGGTTTCAAGATGCCGGATTTCATTAAGGAACGCGGTGAGGTTGTGGTAGTGGCCGGCGGGGTCCCCGATTTGGATCCAGAGTTCACACGAGGCAAGCACCTCTTCGTGGTTGGCGACTGCTGGGAGTACTTCCCCTCGGCTCCGAAGGTCCGGGAGGCGGCGACGCTGGCCAAGACGGTCACCAAGTACCCTGGCTGCGCTCCCGTGTACATCTTTGCTCAGATGAACGCTGATTTGCAGAATCTGGCCAGAGGTTGA
- a CDS encoding biotin/lipoyl-binding protein yields the protein MTEVVVPRFAEGGTKIRLVSWFKKEGDTVTAGESMAEASTSKVSVFIEAPVGGRVARILCHQGSEVSVGQALALIE from the coding sequence GTGACGGAAGTCGTTGTGCCGCGGTTCGCCGAGGGAGGCACCAAGATCAGGCTGGTGTCCTGGTTCAAAAAAGAGGGCGACACCGTGACAGCCGGTGAAAGCATGGCCGAGGCCAGCACCAGTAAGGTCTCGGTCTTCATCGAGGCCCCCGTTGGTGGAAGAGTGGCTCGGATACTGTGCCACCAGGGCAGCGAGGTGTCCGTCGGCCAGGCGCTCGCGCTGATCGAGTAG
- a CDS encoding 3-oxoacyl-ACP reductase FabG, translated as MILGDKVAIVTGGGGGIGREIALRLSAEGAAIAVADIDGVAAAEVAELAASRGGRAVAVPCDVRRVEDVDELVARTLDAFGAINVLVNNAGIFPVRLFSEMTEEDWDQVMAVNLKGVFLVTRAVYGHMRRRKHGKIINIASVAGRSGVVGFVHYSTSKAGLIGFTRSLACEAAQYGIQVNAVAPGIIETDTARDTFPASALRDYVARVPAARLGRPDDVSGMVVFLASPAADYITGQALAVDGGYTMV; from the coding sequence ATGATTCTTGGTGATAAGGTGGCCATCGTGACCGGGGGTGGCGGGGGTATAGGCCGCGAGATCGCACTGAGACTATCCGCCGAGGGCGCCGCCATCGCCGTGGCGGACATCGACGGAGTGGCGGCAGCGGAGGTTGCGGAACTCGCCGCGTCGAGGGGCGGTCGCGCGGTAGCCGTGCCCTGCGATGTACGGCGGGTCGAGGACGTCGACGAACTCGTCGCCCGCACGCTCGACGCCTTTGGCGCCATCAACGTCCTGGTTAACAACGCGGGCATATTCCCGGTCCGGCTTTTCAGCGAGATGACCGAAGAGGACTGGGACCAGGTCATGGCCGTCAATCTCAAGGGCGTATTCCTGGTCACGAGAGCCGTCTATGGGCATATGAGGCGGCGAAAGCACGGGAAGATCATCAACATTGCTTCCGTGGCCGGCCGGTCGGGTGTGGTGGGCTTTGTCCATTACTCGACGTCAAAAGCGGGGTTGATCGGCTTCACCAGGAGTCTGGCATGTGAGGCCGCACAATACGGTATTCAGGTTAATGCCGTTGCCCCCGGCATCATCGAAACGGATACCGCCCGGGACACCTTTCCGGCGTCCGCCCTCAGGGACTACGTCGCGAGGGTACCGGCCGCGAGATTGGGCCGGCCGGATGATGTATCGGGCATGGTCGTTTTCCTGGCTTCGCCTGCCGCGGATTACATTACGGGCCAGGCTCTCGCCGTCGACGGCGGCTATACGATGGTATAG
- a CDS encoding sigma 54-interacting transcriptional regulator: MGRQSEVSTLQRATAAWEEFTSTGCVGPGAIVPEVLESWKRCRSMGMDPYQVNHGVALTPEELLDRAGRKKELLELSLPVMREVYAVVKGSGFVAILTDEDGVILEAFGDAEMTESGKKANLFRGAVWREEVAGTSAIALTLNTRRPIQIAGAEHYFAHEHTLTCSAAPIFDPEGNLTGVFNMTAHSEQVHPHTLGMVVAAARAIQYGLRVWKDTQRVRLANHFMKATQESISDGLLVLDAKGNIADLNRQAARILGLSPELARGKPVATVLRGQTSLLKVLEKGQPLADSELILETTKRRVSVHVDAQPIRDDEAILGVVAVVSESKKLHRLVNQISGAQARFHFEDIVGESDAIRRALKMAQIAARSRSTVLIEGESGTGKELFAQAIHNDCDARAPFVAVNCAAIPATLIESELFGYEGGAFTGASPGGRPGKFELANGGTLFLDEISSLPLTLQAVLLRALQERAVVRVGGHRVIPVSVRIIAASNRDLTREVKQGNFREDLYYRLNVLRISVPPLRDRPSDIPLLVDLFVRQVGEQCGKTIKGTDPAVMEALQRYQWPGNIRQLQNVVERAVNFAQGEHLTVETLPDYVLDRSDAHGTEAPECRVTTEDFPDLKPEELAEQSRLQAVITQFDGNLVKAAKALGIGRSTLYRRLRRFGLTPQLARDFRDLRLG, translated from the coding sequence ATGGGGCGCCAGAGCGAGGTCTCGACTCTTCAGCGGGCAACGGCGGCCTGGGAGGAGTTTACCTCCACGGGTTGCGTCGGCCCCGGTGCGATCGTGCCGGAAGTGCTTGAGTCCTGGAAACGATGCAGATCCATGGGTATGGACCCCTACCAGGTAAACCATGGAGTAGCCCTAACTCCCGAGGAACTCCTGGATCGCGCCGGCAGGAAAAAAGAGCTCCTGGAGCTCTCGCTACCGGTGATGCGCGAGGTTTACGCAGTTGTGAAGGGATCCGGCTTCGTCGCTATCCTCACCGACGAGGATGGGGTCATCCTGGAGGCCTTCGGTGACGCGGAGATGACCGAGTCGGGTAAGAAGGCCAACCTGTTTCGCGGGGCAGTCTGGAGGGAAGAAGTCGCTGGAACCAGCGCCATCGCGCTTACCCTCAACACGCGGCGTCCGATACAGATAGCCGGCGCGGAGCACTACTTCGCCCATGAGCATACGCTCACGTGTTCCGCCGCCCCCATTTTCGATCCCGAGGGGAATCTGACCGGAGTCTTCAACATGACCGCCCACAGCGAGCAGGTCCATCCCCACACCCTGGGCATGGTCGTGGCGGCTGCCCGGGCGATTCAATACGGGCTCCGGGTCTGGAAGGACACTCAGAGAGTCAGACTGGCAAACCACTTCATGAAAGCCACGCAGGAATCCATCTCGGATGGGCTGCTGGTTCTGGATGCCAAGGGTAATATCGCTGATCTCAACCGCCAGGCGGCCAGAATCCTCGGTCTAAGCCCGGAACTGGCTCGTGGGAAGCCCGTTGCGACAGTCCTTAGAGGCCAGACGTCGCTTCTGAAGGTGCTGGAAAAGGGTCAGCCTCTCGCGGATTCCGAGTTGATTCTGGAAACGACGAAGCGTCGTGTGTCTGTTCACGTCGACGCTCAGCCCATACGAGACGATGAAGCGATCCTGGGCGTGGTCGCAGTGGTCAGTGAAAGCAAGAAGCTACACCGCCTGGTTAACCAGATTTCCGGCGCCCAGGCCCGGTTTCACTTCGAGGACATTGTCGGCGAGAGTGACGCCATTCGCCGCGCATTGAAAATGGCCCAGATTGCTGCCAGGAGCAGGTCAACGGTACTTATCGAGGGAGAGAGCGGCACCGGGAAGGAACTGTTCGCCCAGGCAATTCACAACGACTGCGACGCCAGGGCGCCGTTTGTCGCCGTCAACTGCGCCGCGATACCGGCCACCCTGATCGAGAGCGAGCTTTTCGGGTACGAGGGAGGGGCGTTCACCGGGGCCAGTCCGGGTGGCCGCCCGGGCAAGTTCGAGCTGGCCAACGGAGGAACCCTCTTTCTGGACGAGATCTCGTCATTGCCGCTGACGCTTCAAGCCGTTCTGCTCCGGGCCCTTCAGGAGCGAGCAGTCGTCCGGGTGGGCGGACACCGGGTCATTCCGGTGAGTGTCAGGATCATCGCCGCGAGCAACCGTGACCTGACCAGGGAGGTCAAGCAGGGCAATTTCAGGGAAGACCTGTACTACCGCCTCAACGTCCTGAGAATCAGTGTGCCACCCTTGAGGGACAGGCCGTCCGACATTCCGTTGCTGGTCGACCTGTTCGTACGACAGGTAGGGGAACAATGCGGGAAAACGATAAAGGGGACCGATCCTGCGGTTATGGAGGCCCTTCAGCGCTACCAGTGGCCGGGGAACATCCGTCAGCTTCAGAATGTGGTTGAGCGGGCGGTCAATTTCGCACAGGGCGAGCACCTGACAGTGGAGACCCTGCCTGATTATGTCCTCGATAGATCGGACGCACACGGAACCGAAGCGCCGGAGTGCCGGGTCACTACGGAGGATTTCCCGGACCTCAAACCTGAGGAGCTAGCCGAGCAGAGCAGGCTCCAGGCGGTTATCACGCAGTTCGATGGGAACCTGGTGAAAGCGGCCAAGGCCCTGGGGATTGGCCGGAGCACTCTCTACAGGAGGCTGAGACGATTCGGTTTGACTCCTCAACTGGCGAGGGATTTCCGTGACCTTCGATTGGGTTGA
- the lipB gene encoding lipoyl(octanoyl) transferase LipB yields MTFDWVDLGLVEYDQAFRFQELVHQERCSGTIPDTVIIQVNPPVITIGRSGSRGNLKVSEEALVRAGVRVLHVSRGGDVTYHGPGQLVISPVLGLKDLGVNLRRYVYGLEQVVISLLSLYGIDAGRIDGLPGVWVGNRKIAALGIAVRRGVTLHGVSLNVQPDLRHFDWITPCGLEGYGVTSMAACLGRPLDEQQLKSEFLREFGVEFGADTSYGSSPGAWWSSWTSNGKSS; encoded by the coding sequence GTGACCTTCGATTGGGTTGACCTTGGCCTGGTCGAATACGACCAGGCATTTCGCTTCCAGGAATTGGTTCACCAGGAGAGATGCAGCGGCACGATACCGGACACCGTCATTATCCAGGTTAACCCGCCGGTGATAACCATAGGCCGGTCCGGCTCGCGGGGCAATCTGAAGGTCTCGGAAGAAGCCCTGGTTCGTGCGGGCGTCCGGGTGCTTCACGTCTCACGGGGAGGAGACGTCACCTACCACGGGCCCGGACAACTGGTGATCTCCCCTGTCCTGGGTTTGAAAGATCTCGGGGTAAACCTTCGCCGCTATGTTTATGGGCTCGAGCAGGTGGTGATCAGCCTCCTGAGTCTGTACGGAATAGACGCAGGCAGGATCGACGGGCTTCCCGGCGTCTGGGTAGGGAACCGCAAGATCGCTGCTCTGGGTATCGCCGTCCGGCGAGGGGTGACCCTTCACGGAGTGTCCCTGAATGTCCAGCCTGACCTGAGGCATTTCGATTGGATTACCCCCTGTGGTCTTGAGGGTTACGGCGTCACTTCGATGGCTGCTTGTCTTGGAAGGCCTCTGGATGAGCAGCAGCTGAAATCCGAATTTCTTCGGGAGTTCGGCGTGGAATTCGGGGCGGACACCTCCTATGGCTCCAGCCCTGGCGCGTGGTGGTCATCTTGGACGTCGAACGGAAAGTCGTCATAA
- the fabF gene encoding beta-ketoacyl-ACP synthase II: protein MGVVTPIGTGKDSFCRSLQEGRSGTARIASFDPSLLSSQVAGEVRDFDPDAFFGPRERRRMERFVQFAVVAARMAVSDAGLELQRLDAERVGVHLGTGLGSFALTEREMRTFFEKGPGRVSPTYFATVLPNMASAQIATCLGAKGYLGTTLTTCAAGTQAVGEAAMVLRLGKADVMLAGGSEANVTPFSVAAFAAMKALSTANDQPARACRPFDRGRDGFVIAEGAAVFILETLAGARRRGARVYAELAGFGSKADAYHATSPAPDARGMRAAMEEAMREAGVSPEQIDYINAHGTGTVLNDHLETLAIKKALGVSAYRVPVSSTKSMTGHTLAAAGAVELAATLVAMERDFIPPTINYVNPDPECDLDYVPNEARRARIDVALSNSFGFGGQNACVVLRRV from the coding sequence ATGGGGGTGGTCACCCCCATAGGGACCGGAAAGGATTCGTTTTGCAGGTCGTTGCAGGAAGGTCGATCCGGCACTGCGCGCATCGCTTCCTTCGATCCCTCTCTACTTTCGTCGCAAGTGGCGGGCGAAGTTCGCGACTTTGATCCGGACGCCTTCTTCGGTCCCCGGGAAAGAAGGCGGATGGAGAGGTTCGTCCAGTTTGCCGTCGTTGCTGCGAGGATGGCCGTGAGTGATGCAGGGCTGGAGCTCCAGCGCCTGGACGCCGAACGAGTGGGCGTCCACCTCGGAACGGGTCTAGGAAGCTTCGCCCTGACGGAGAGGGAGATGCGCACATTCTTTGAGAAGGGACCCGGCAGGGTGAGCCCCACGTATTTTGCCACCGTATTGCCTAACATGGCCTCGGCTCAGATAGCTACATGTCTCGGAGCGAAGGGTTACCTGGGTACCACCTTGACTACCTGTGCGGCTGGGACGCAGGCGGTGGGTGAGGCCGCCATGGTACTGAGGCTGGGGAAAGCCGACGTCATGCTGGCCGGTGGGAGCGAGGCTAATGTGACACCATTCAGCGTGGCTGCCTTTGCGGCCATGAAGGCTCTGTCTACGGCCAACGATCAACCAGCAAGAGCCTGCCGGCCCTTCGATCGTGGCCGGGACGGGTTCGTCATCGCGGAGGGAGCGGCGGTCTTCATCCTTGAGACGCTCGCCGGCGCCAGGAGGCGCGGGGCCAGGGTTTACGCCGAACTGGCAGGCTTTGGGTCAAAAGCGGACGCCTACCACGCCACTTCGCCCGCTCCGGACGCTCGCGGAATGCGAGCGGCCATGGAGGAGGCCATGCGGGAAGCAGGTGTTTCCCCGGAACAGATCGATTACATCAATGCTCACGGGACCGGGACTGTACTGAACGATCACCTGGAGACCCTGGCCATCAAGAAGGCATTGGGTGTGAGCGCGTACCGGGTTCCGGTCAGTTCCACCAAGTCAATGACCGGTCATACCCTGGCAGCCGCCGGGGCGGTGGAACTGGCTGCCACGCTGGTCGCCATGGAGCGGGACTTCATTCCGCCGACCATTAACTACGTTAATCCCGACCCGGAATGCGACCTGGATTATGTTCCCAACGAAGCAAGGCGGGCTCGGATAGACGTCGCCCTCAGCAATTCGTTCGGATTCGGCGGACAGAACGCCTGCGTTGTGCTGCGGAGGGTCTAG
- a CDS encoding DUF1893 domain-containing protein, with product MGNCGVRNEYAGRRQTPWGGTRTLVATGLMIGLGVLLPMVFHAVNLGKVFLPMHIPVYLAGLYLGPVSGLLVGLITPSLSGVLTGMPAFMPPVAQAMTVELSTYGVVSGLFRRYTRTRATTALVISMISGRLVYALVWHLAMPLFGVKQVPVATLLGTSVITGLPGIILQIIIVPLMEGLFRRAGYGYESGPASGDLGLAAAVLNRGHSVVVVKGGRVLTTKDGSGVTPFLEAACSLGRDMEGAALADRVVGVAVAKLAVYFGVREVYCRVASEPAGDELSRAGIPLTYDRLVPHIMNREGTDLCPIERLASGAISPAEVYARLSGIPASKPAGA from the coding sequence ATGGGCAATTGCGGTGTCCGAAATGAGTACGCAGGCAGGCGACAGACCCCCTGGGGGGGTACGAGGACTCTGGTGGCAACGGGCCTGATGATCGGCCTGGGGGTGTTGCTGCCGATGGTTTTTCACGCGGTCAACCTGGGCAAGGTATTCCTTCCCATGCACATCCCCGTCTATCTGGCGGGTCTCTATCTCGGGCCTGTCTCCGGCCTGCTGGTCGGGCTAATCACACCCTCCCTCAGCGGGGTACTCACAGGCATGCCGGCGTTTATGCCCCCTGTAGCGCAGGCCATGACGGTAGAGCTGTCGACCTACGGCGTCGTCAGCGGGTTGTTCAGGAGATACACGAGGACTCGCGCCACCACGGCCCTGGTAATATCGATGATCTCAGGCAGGCTGGTGTATGCGCTGGTATGGCACCTCGCAATGCCCTTGTTCGGAGTGAAGCAGGTCCCTGTGGCAACCCTGCTTGGGACAAGCGTCATCACGGGGCTCCCAGGGATCATCCTCCAGATAATAATCGTGCCGTTGATGGAAGGGCTGTTCAGGCGGGCGGGATACGGATATGAATCCGGGCCGGCGTCGGGTGACCTCGGGCTGGCAGCCGCCGTCCTCAACAGGGGGCATTCAGTCGTGGTGGTCAAGGGCGGACGTGTGCTCACTACGAAGGATGGTAGCGGTGTGACACCGTTCCTCGAGGCGGCATGCAGCCTGGGCCGGGACATGGAAGGCGCCGCACTCGCGGACCGCGTGGTCGGCGTAGCGGTCGCGAAACTCGCCGTGTACTTCGGCGTGCGCGAGGTGTACTGCAGGGTAGCGAGTGAGCCCGCGGGGGACGAACTGTCGAGGGCAGGCATACCGCTGACATATGACCGGCTTGTGCCCCACATCATGAACAGGGAGGGGACGGACCTGTGCCCAATCGAACGCCTGGCATCCGGCGCCATTTCACCTGCTGAAGTGTACGCGCGGTTGTCTGGAATCCCGGCCTCCAAACCTGCCGGGGCCTGA
- the groES gene encoding co-chaperone GroES, whose protein sequence is MIKPLADRVVVKAITQEEKTKGGIVLPDTAKEKPIEGEVVAVGPGRILDNGTKLAPEVKVGDRVIFSKYSGTEVKIDGTEYLILRESDILAVK, encoded by the coding sequence ATGATTAAGCCTCTTGCCGACAGGGTGGTTGTGAAGGCGATCACTCAGGAGGAGAAGACCAAGGGTGGCATCGTGCTCCCCGACACTGCGAAGGAGAAGCCCATCGAGGGTGAGGTCGTAGCGGTGGGGCCAGGCCGCATACTGGACAACGGGACGAAGCTGGCGCCCGAGGTCAAGGTTGGTGACCGCGTGATTTTCTCCAAGTACAGCGGGACCGAGGTCAAGATCGACGGGACGGAATACCTCATCCTGCGTGAGAGCGATATCCTCGCTGTCAAGTGA